The genomic stretch ATTAGTTGTAGAATTAAAGAGACCTAGTGTTAAATTGGGTAATAAAGAAATTGAACAAGTAAAAAGATATGGATCTGAGATATCAAAATCCAGTAGTATAAGTAAACAAAATGTAAATTTTAAAATCATATTAATAGGTTCAAGTATTAATGAAGATGATGCAATATATATAAGCAATAATGAACCATTATATAAAACAGGAAATATTGAAATATGGGTAATGAACTGGGCTGATTAATAAAAAGAAAATAGAGATAAATTAACTTATATGAGTAATGAAATAAAAGTTAAAGATAATTATATATTAAATAATATTGAAAAAAAAATATCCCTGAAATAAACTTCAATAATATTAAATTGAAGTTAAATGTGAAAAAATAATTATTAATTATATATTAATATAAAATAAATATTTTGGGAATACATTATGGAATATGAAAAACTTATTACAAAATTAGCATATGATTATAACATATTTAATAAAGATTCTAGTATAGAAAATATTTTAGAGCTTTTTAAAGATACAAATGAAATTAGTATTAAAGAATTAAATTTATTAATATTCATTATTATCAATGAAAAAAGTTACTCTAATTTTTGTAAAGAATTAAAAAATATAACTAACATATATTCAGATGAACAATTAAGTAGTCTATTTTTAAGTTTTATAGCAATTGCTAATTCTGATAGCATAGATATCACTATGCAGTATAGAAATAAATTAGAAAATGAAAAAGAATTAAATATGGTATCTATGACAAATAGTAATATAAAATTAGAAAATAATTATTTTTCATGTAATGATATTATTGACACTACTGTAGATCTTTTAGACTTTAATTTTAAATTATTTAAGTATATAACTAACAATAAGGAAATAATATCATCTACTATCAATTATATGAATATTGATCTAGTAAGAGAAAATAATAAATTTTTAATTTTAAAAACTATTTATGAATATATATGTTTTGAAAATGCATTTTTATCTGAAGTTAGTATTTATAAATATAAAATAGAATATAAAGATAAGTTTCATATATTAAAATATATTAATTTATTGAAGGTTAATGAAAAATTAATATCTTCTCTAATGAATACTCATAACTTGAAAATATATTATTTTGATAACATATACATAGAAAATTTAAAAATAAACGAAATGACTGGTGAAATATTTTTTGATATAGAAAAAAAGTCGGTAAAAAATATGTATATAGAAGGTAGAATGAAATTATATATAAATAGTTTAGTAATATACCATTATTACTATGATAAAAATTATAATGATATGGCACTAAATTTTTTCAGAGTGTTTATTGCATTAGATTATATACTATACAATGTATCAAATTATATAACTGATACAAAGCATAATATCAATTTTTATTTATTTAAAATAAATAAAAAATTACTATCTGAATATTGTACAAAAATAACTAATTTAGATAGTAATATTTGTGATGATATAATAGAATATTTAACTTATGATAATAAATCTAGTTTTTGGAATAAACCTTTAATAAAAAATGGTGATTTTTATCATTTATTAATTACACCTATAAAATATGGCAATATTATATTTATTGTAGATGAATATATGAATAATAAAACAACTTGTTTTAAAGATAAAAAAGGAAATCTATTTGAAAAATTTGTCGTAGATGAAATTACACTTCTATTATCTGAAAAAAAATTTTTTTATAAAATAGATCATGGTAAATATAAAATTTCTAAAAAAGAGATGGAGGAAATAGATTTTATATTAGAAACAAAAAATACAATTATAGTAGCTGAAATTAAATGTATTAGATATCCATTTAATTCACAGTTAATACAAAGATATGAAACTATTATTAATAAAGCGGTTGATCAAATAATAAGAAAAACTACATTTTTAATAAAAAATAATAAAAAATTTCAAAATAAAAAAATTTCATTTCAAAATAAAAAAATTATTAAATGTGTTATAACAAATTATAGTTTATTTTCTGGAACAGAAAGATCTGGAGTTTATATTATAGATATAAATATGCTTCGTAAATATATTAATGTTGGTAAAGAAGGATTTATCAAGTATGACTTAAGTACTAGAGAAAAACATGAAATAGCTAAAAACTTATATAATACTGAAGATGGAATTTTCTAATAACTTTGAAATATATTTTATGAGCTCAAATTCTTTTTATGAAGATAGAATTAAAATAATAACTAAGAAATTAAAAATAGGAAATTTTGAAATATCTATACCTACAATAATAGAGAATAAATTGTTTCATTACGAATAATAATACCTCTGCGTAAGCTTTGTGTAGTATTATTATATAGTTGCGATAACATAAATTATCGCAACACTGTATCTAATTGATATAATCTAAAATAAGTTTTTTAATATACTTACGTACGCTCATATTATTTTCTTTAGCTAATCTTTTTAATAGCTTATATTCTTTATAATTAAATCTGCAAACTACTAATCTTTTTTTCATTATTCTACCTCCAAACTTTTTAAGTATATTCCTGTTATAGCTATACTGCTATGATTTAATGCCTGTCTAATGAGTTCTATATCTTTGGTTTGTTTGTATAAAGTAACAGCAAAATAATGCCTTATATCATGTATAGAATATGCAGCTTTTATTTTACCTTGCTGATATAAACGCTTTGAACTTCTATAAAAAATGTTTCTTATCACTTCAGAACTTTTATTTTTGAAAGGATTATTAAAAGAAAGATTATTCTGTTTCGCTCTGCGGGCTTTAGCCAATAATTTAATAACTTTATCTGTAACTTTCCAGCTTATTTCCTTGCCTTTTGAATATGAATAATATTTGTTATTTCTTATTTCTAGTTTAGGTAAAGCACCAACACGTACTCCGCATTCCATTATAAAAATGATGGCCACTTTTATAAGAGGATCTGCTATATCTTTAATTATTAATTCAATTTCTTTTTTAGTTGGGACTTCAAGTCTTTTTTTGTTCTTCACAGGCGGACGAGTTTTTGTACCTCGAAAAGGATTTTTCATAAACGGATATCTTCTCTCTAAAAAAGAAAAGAAAGAGGAACATGAAGAAACTAATGCACGTATACTTAAATTAGAAAGTTCACTTGAATTGACTTCCGTTATAAAATCATCAGCTTCTCTTGCTTTAATAAATAAAATATTTTTCTTATTCATTTTGCAGTATTCCTCTAGTTTATTAAGTCCGTTTCTATATTGTCTTTTTGTGTGATTGCTTTTTGTTTTTGAACATTGCTTAAAAAAGTTTTCTTTTTCTATTTCATAATCTATCTGTTTAATAAGCTGCTCTTCTTTCATATAGTCAAGTATATTTAAGTAGTTAGCTTGCTTAATGAGAAGTTCCGCTTGTTTTTCTGTTATTATATTATTATTGTTTTGTACTATTAATTTATTATTGCTTTTAGAAGCCATGTTTATACCTTTTTATTAAATTAAAGACAAAAGCCTTCATTTAATAAAAAGAATATAAACTTTTATAACTATGTATTATTAAAACGGTACCTCCTCACCGAGTAGGTGCCTATCGGCATCATCTTCCTGACTATTATTTTCTACTGCATTATTCACATCTTTTTTATCAGCAAGCATCTGCATTGACTGCATAATTATTCTCACTTTAGATTTAGTAGTGTTTGTATTTTTATCCTGCCATCTTTCCTGCCTTAGTGTTCCGCATATTAAAACTTGCTTTCCTTTTATAAGATATTTACTTACTGTTTCTGCTAATTTTCCAAAAGCTACTATATCAAAATAATTTACTTCTGTAGTATTTTTTGTAATTACATAATAATTGTTTGCTATAGAAAACTCAGCAATTTCCATTCCTCCTTGTGTATATTTTCGCTGCGGGTCAGCAGTTAGCCTTCCTATTAATGTTACAATGTTATGATCGCTCATTATATTTCACTCCATATTAATTAATGTTATTCATATTCTATATAATCCCTAATTAAAATATTGCTGCATTTGCCATGCTTAATTCTTTTTATAGTATTAATTAAAAGCCTGTTTTCAAGTCCTTTATCAATTTTGAATGCACCGCTTTTTTTCTGTATTTTAAAATTACCATTATCATAATACCATATTAATCCCCATCCGATAGGGTAAGTCCTCTTTTTTTATTAATCCTTCAGGACATACATAATATCTATTTGTACCTATAGAAGATTTAAAAGTTTCTATACGCATTTTACTATCTAATTTATAAACTATCCTATGTGGTTTTAATAAATCCCTTCTAAAATCTTTTATATCTGTTTTTATTTCATAAAGAGTTGTATTTGAATAGTTATCAAATATTAATACATCAGGATTTTCCTTCACTAATAAACATTTATATTCTATCAAAGCAATACTTTCCAAAAAATATTTAGCTGTAAGACAGCATAGATCCGAATGTGTTATTTTTTTTATTTTTTTCATTTTACTATACCTATTTCATTGCTTAAAAGTTTAGCTTTATTAATATATCACAAAGTAAAGAAGCAATATTTGATAAAAAGAAACAAAGTAAATAGAAAGCCTTAGCTATATCATTTTTTGATGTTATACTAATAAAAATACATATAACACTAAATATTCCAAAACTTATAGAACCTATTTGATAAACCATCATTTTATAACCTTATTCAATATATTTTCTATTGCCTGCATATAAAACCCCAAACTATGATGACACTCCAATCTCTCATTATTTATAGTTAAAAATAATTCATTTTTCTTTTTTACTTTTTTATAACTAACATTAATATTTTTGTATTTATATTTTAATATTCCTAGAATATCATTCATTCTTCTGAACTCATCATTTACATCATTATAATTAATAATCGCTTTAATCATTTTTTATATCTCTACTATATCAAATAATGAGCTTAGAACATTATAATATTTATTATATTCATCTTCTGAATCACATTCTATTGTTGTAGGCAATCCGCTATCTAAAGTAAATATCCTTATGCTCTTTTTATTTTCATCAAAATAAATATTTGATATACAGTTTATATTTATTAAATATTTTTTAATAAAAATACCTTTCAGCATAAATTACTCCTCATATTCACAAACAATCGTTATTGGAATACCCATATACTTTGATAAACCTTCTAAGCATGATATACAAAGTTTACCTTCTTTTTCTTTCTCTTTTTCTATACCATCTTTATCTTTATATTTAATATTTATTTGTCCTTCCAATATCTCATCATCATTTATATTTTTTTTACATATATCACAAATCATTTTTACACTCCGTTTTTTATTATTTAAGGTTTATATATCTTTTATTAATTCCAACATTTTATTGCACTTTTTTTCTATCCGAAGTCTTTCACCGCATCTATTTAAAATATATCCGAGTGTATAAAACCTATCAAAAACTTCCATACTTAATGTATTGCAATGCTGTATTAAAGCAGAAGCTCCTATTAAGTTTAATTGTATAAATGACATATATACACACATCAAATCTAAATCATTAATATTCCATATTAATTTTTCTGCATAATTATAGCCTAATTCTTCTACTATCTGACATGAAGCTATAACAATTCCTCCGCTTCCTGCTGCTGGTTCATTGCAGTAAATAAAAGATTTACTTTCCAATAATGATTTATCAAAATTAATTTTATTCATACAGTATGATAATTCATAAGGTGTAAAAAATTGACCTTTGAAATCATTTTTTAATTCAAGTTCTTGAAATAAAACTCCTAATACATCCTGATATCTGTTACTCTGGTATTCATTTACTAATCCTAATTTAAATGCATTAAAAAACTCCATTTCATTTTCATCATAAGCAACAGCAATTTTTTTAAATTGTTCTATTCTTTTTTCCTTATCTTCCATATTAAGACTTATTCCTATTGCAATATTTAATGCTGTCATAGCTATAAAATCATAAAATACTTTAGCTATTGTATGTTTATAAGCAACATTCTTTAATATGTTATACAGATTTTTATATTTAGATGATTTTAATTTATTCATTTTTTATTTCCCTTATTCTTTTTTATATATTTATACAAAGTTTCTTTATTATCTTTGACTTTATATAATATATCCAAAACAACATCTTCAGGTTTTTTCTTAGTGTTTATAGCAGTTTGATATATAAGTGTTGCATATCCTATTAAAATATCTTCATAGCTGCCTTTGGTTTTTATCAGGGTTTGATTTTCTTTTGTATTATCAAATATTATAATAGTGTCTTTCATTATATCTTTCCATTTATCATATTCATATATCTTGTTTTTATTATTAAGTTCTTCTATAATTAAATCTATTTTTTCCCTATCTTCTTCAGATTGTTTAAACTCCCATGAATAAGGCTCTTCTAAATCGATAAGTTTAATAAAATGCTTTTTAATAATCAAAAAGCATTTTATTGCCTTCGCTATCAACTTTATCACCATCTGCATCAAAATCCCAATTATTTATATTATCAGTATCTACACTTAATGGATCTTCATCTTCATCTATTATTTTATAATTAGACTGTTCTTCATCTTCTGAGAAAGACATTATCTCATTGTTTTCTTTTAATGTTTCTTCAAAAGATTTATTTTCTCTTTTATCAATTTCTTTTTGTATATCTTCTTTATAATGATCATTCATTGTAACTTTATTCAATTCTTTTAACTCATCAATAGTAAGCTCTGATAGTCTTCTGCCCTGTGTTATTTTATTTTCAAGCTCTCTGCTTTTATTAAACTTCCTGCCTTGTAAAATATGTTTTGCAGTTTCTGTGGTATTATATAAAGCTGATAATTCTTTATCTAATGGAATTATTTTCTCAAGTTCTTCGTCTGTCAGTTCATTGTATGCTCTGCCATTTGTTATAGATTGTATTTTATTTTCAAGCTCAGTTTTTCTTGATATTTCTTTTATTGGTTTTTCTACTTCTTCTATATTGTTATCATCAATATATTCACCTCGTTTTTTCAATTCTTCTATAACTCTATTTCTATATCCTTCTTGTAAATTATAATTTGAAAGATATTGTTTTAATGAAATAGTATTTATTAGAATCCATACAGTTCCTTTGTACTCACCTATAGGACATACAGAAAAATCAATATTTTCTTTTTTCTCATTGCTGCTATTTTTTGATATAAACCTCTGTATAGCATTCATAATAGTATTAGCTTCTGCTTTATTGTCAGACTTAAAAGTTATGCCAAAAAGTCCATTATCTTCTACAAAGTTTAGCTCTCTCATTCTTCATTCCTTTTTTCTAATTCCGTTTTTAATCTTACTGCCTCTTTTATAATATCAATAAAACCATCAGCAGGTACATTTTCTTTATTGGTTACAAAGTATATAAACTCAGTCAACAAATAAATAGTATCTTCGCTGCTAATATTTTTAGCATCGATAATAATACGTTCTTCTTTATTATCTCGTTCTATATGTATATATTGTTTTTGACTATCTATTTTCATAATCATATCCTATTAATAATCTTTCTTTTTATTTCCAAAAGCTCCATCTTCTTTTGCTGTTTTTCTGCTATGACACCTTTTGCATAAAGCCTGCAGATTATTTTTATCATAAAACAGAGGATCATCTTCGCTTTCTATTCTTTTTATATGGTCCACATGTTCAGCAAAGTTATGGCATTCCTCAAAGTTTTTGCAAAGCGGATTTTCTTTCAAAAAACTTTCTCTAAAAGCACGCCATTTTTTGCTTTTGTATCTTTTATATGCTTTTTCATCTCTTCTCATTGCTGCTATGTTCGAACCCGCCTAATATACCCGAGCAAACAAGTTTACTCGGCGGCGGTTTCTCACTTTCCTCCTTTATTACTACCTTGTTCTTTTAGATAAATACTAAAAAGAACTGCATAGCCTGCTATATCAAATACAGTATCAATAATACTTTCCTCTACCATTGGCTTTTCTTTTGATAGTATAAGAGTTTTTAATCTGTTTAATTTATCTTCTATTCTTATTAATCCTATGCTTATACCGTACTCATGCAATGTTTTATCATAACTATTTCCATAATCTTTATTCTTCTTAATTAATAAGTTTTTAAGCTCTTCACATTCATTAATAATTAAATCTTCTTTATTCATTTTTTACCTCCTGATTTTTGAACATCTTATTTACAAGTTATCAACATTGTTGACAACTTATAAACATAGAATTATTCATTATTAGCTATCTCATCTTCTATATCAGTTAGCACTGATTCAAAATCTTCATATTTTCCTCTTTTAATAAAATCTTATATAAATAATCAAAATAATATTTTGACTATTTAAGCAGTTATTAATTCTTTATACTTCTGCATTTCTATTTCTATAATTTTTAAGTTTAATAGTCTGCTTGTAAGTCTGCCTTTCATATATTCAGAATCAGTTTTTTTATTCAAACTCTTTAATAAATCATCATAGCTTTTATTTGATGTCAGTATCACAGTTTTTTCTCCGCTTCTTATATTATCAAATATTTTATAGTATCCATCTATGGCATAATGAAAGCCTACGCTGTCAATATCATCTATCATAATAATATCTGCATTTTTGGCATTATCTATTTTTTTATCAATAGTGGCTTTCATATCTTTATCTTTAGCATTTTGATTAAATAAATTTTTATGCAAATCTTCAAAATGGCTAGCCTTCATATACATTACTTTGATGTTATTAATAACATATATCTGCCATAACATTTTTAGCATTGTAGTTTTACCTGTTCCGCTCTTCCCTCTGAAATATAATGACATTGTACTTCCTACATTCAAATATTTTTTTATAGAATTAATCAGCTCAGTTTGATTAAATCTTTTTGCAAAAATATCCAAAGTCATTTCATTATCTAATGTGCCGAATACTAAATTATATGTTTTTATAAGGTTATCAATTCTTTCTATCTTTTCTGATATTTTAGTTTTTTCATCGCTTACACAGTCGCACATAGTAGGCAGACTGTATCGTCTTCCTGAAAAACTTAAATCATCTGAAACTTTTAAAAATCCATCCTCATCGCATTTAGTACATTTTGGGTCTTTTCCGTCCCTTGCTGTTTTTTTTAATTCTTCCAAATATTTTTTATAGCTTTGCAGACAATATCCGTTATCCGCAATTTGCAATTTGTGAATACGCATCATCTAGGTTTCCTCCTTCTTCTATAATTTTTAATAAATAATTCAGTTTATCAATTCCGCTTGGTATTGTGTATTTTTTTGTTTCTTCGCTTTGAGTTTTATTTTCTTTGTTATCATTATTTTTTGTACTTTCATTTTTTTGGCATAAAGCCATTTTCAATAAATCCTGCAGTTTCATAGCATATCTTTTTTCTACTGGTAATTTATAAAATGCATTTTTTGTAATTTCTAAAACATCATCAATATTGTTATTTACTCTGTTTTTAAAGATTTTTATTAAATGCATTTTATAAGGAGCTCTTACCGAGTAGTCTAATTTTTCAAGCAATAACTCTTCATACAATTTTTTAAACTTTTCTAAAAACTCACTTTGAAGCTGAAGCTCTTTTATCTCTTCATCATCTGTTAAAAGTTTTGCAGGATATATTGGATTTTCGTCCACATCTTCATTAAACAAACTAGGCTCATCATATATCACAGTAACAGGAGCTTCGAGATTCTGAAGTTTTTTATCCTCTTCTTTCAGCTCTTCAATTTTATTTTTCAAATTAGTAAAATCGTATACAAGACCTTTTCTTATAACTTTTTTGTCTTTATACTCTGTAGCTATTTTTATTTTTAAATAGCCTTTTGCTTTTAAACTTTTTCTTTGTTTTGAAAAATGAGTTTTTCTGCTAGTTATATATTTGTCTTTTATATCTTGTATATTTTTATTTGTTAAATGAAATATCCAGCATATAAACTCAAACTCGCTTAATGATAATCCTAATCTGTTTCTGTATTCCATAATTTCAAAAGGTATTGCCAACAGATCTGCAGGATAATCTATTTTTCCGTAAAGTGCTGAAAACTTTTCTAACTCTGCCATTATTCTGCCTCACCAAATATATTTTTATAAGTCAATTTTCGTACTAACATTAAACCGCCTCCGTGATAGTATTTTTTTATTACTCCTTCTGCAGTGATAAAAATTATTAAGGCAAAGAACTGCCTAAATGATTTAAATAAATTTATGCTGCATTTGTTTTTGATATTTTTTAGCAGGAATGCTAATTGATGAAATAAACTCTGTTCTTTATCTAAAAAAGTCAAGCATAACTTTTTAGTTGCAATTATTATCGAGATTTTTAAGGATTGTTGTTGTTTTAAATCTAGTATGCGATGAACACATACTAGATTTTTTATTGTGTCGATTTTTATTGTGAAAGAATATTGTAAAACTCGTACCGCTTTCCATAGTCTTAGAAAATTCGTTAAAATTAAAAATTTTCAGTATATACTAATTATCTATAAAAAATTTAATCAAATAAAAACAATAAGGCAGTACATATAAAAATGCACTGCCAATTGGGGTAAAAATTAGTTTGATTTATTATTATGAGATTTTTTCAAAATTACTTTTAGGCTCTCCGCATATAGGACATACCCAATCGCTAGGTAAATCCTCAAATGGAACACTGCCCTTATACTCAAATCCGCATATTTTACATCTGTAAACAGCTTTAACCTCTTCTTTTTTTTCTTCTTTCTTCTCTTCTTTGTATGCATTTGCAGTAGAAGCATTAGGAGGAGTTTTACCTTTAACTACATTGTGATAGTAGGCATATGTCATAGAATTAGCCTCATTATCAAATATGTCGGCATCGATTAATTCTCCTATAAATATAGTATGAGTATAAACTTCTAATGTATTAACTACTTTGCATATTAAATAAGCATTAGCAGCCTTTATTATAGGAAGACCTTCCTTCATTTCATAAGATACATTTTCAAATTTATTAACATCTCTTGAACTTCTAAACCCAAATCCGCCTATCAAAACACCATCGCTTTTCTCAGAAAGAATAGAAAGAGCAAATTTACCAGTTTTCTTTATGCATTCATTAGTGTAGTTATTTTTATTAACACTAATCATTATAGTAGTAGGAGTAGAAGTTATTTGAGTAGAAGTATTAATAGTGCACCCTACAGGTTTATCTCCGTCAAGAGTAGTTAAAATATACATTCCGTATGAAAGTTTAGTTAAAGCAAAAGTGTTCATAAGAGCTGTCCTTATTAATAATAATTACTAATTATATATTAATTCTATAAAAAATCAATACTAAATAGTAATTTTAAAATAAAAATAATAAAAAACCCCGCTTATAATTTAAGCAGGGTTATAAATATAAAGTTATATAAAAAATTATTAATCTTTCATTCTAGTAGAATTAGGATCTTTTAAATAATCTC from Brachyspira murdochii DSM 12563 encodes the following:
- a CDS encoding N-6 DNA methylase — encoded protein: MNKLKSSKYKNLYNILKNVAYKHTIAKVFYDFIAMTALNIAIGISLNMEDKEKRIEQFKKIAVAYDENEMEFFNAFKLGLVNEYQSNRYQDVLGVLFQELELKNDFKGQFFTPYELSYCMNKINFDKSLLESKSFIYCNEPAAGSGGIVIASCQIVEELGYNYAEKLIWNINDLDLMCVYMSFIQLNLIGASALIQHCNTLSMEVFDRFYTLGYILNRCGERLRIEKKCNKMLELIKDI
- a CDS encoding nucleotide modification associated domain-containing protein; protein product: MNKEDLIINECEELKNLLIKKNKDYGNSYDKTLHEYGISIGLIRIEDKLNRLKTLILSKEKPMVEESIIDTVFDIAGYAVLFSIYLKEQGSNKGGK
- a CDS encoding single-stranded DNA-binding protein → MSDHNIVTLIGRLTADPQRKYTQGGMEIAEFSIANNYYVITKNTTEVNYFDIVAFGKLAETVSKYLIKGKQVLICGTLRQERWQDKNTNTTKSKVRIIMQSMQMLADKKDVNNAVENNSQEDDADRHLLGEEVPF
- a CDS encoding AAA family ATPase, whose translation is MMRIHKLQIADNGYCLQSYKKYLEELKKTARDGKDPKCTKCDEDGFLKVSDDLSFSGRRYSLPTMCDCVSDEKTKISEKIERIDNLIKTYNLVFGTLDNEMTLDIFAKRFNQTELINSIKKYLNVGSTMSLYFRGKSGTGKTTMLKMLWQIYVINNIKVMYMKASHFEDLHKNLFNQNAKDKDMKATIDKKIDNAKNADIIMIDDIDSVGFHYAIDGYYKIFDNIRSGEKTVILTSNKSYDDLLKSLNKKTDSEYMKGRLTSRLLNLKIIEIEMQKYKELITA
- a CDS encoding NERD domain-containing protein; translated protein: MEYEKLITKLAYDYNIFNKDSSIENILELFKDTNEISIKELNLLIFIIINEKSYSNFCKELKNITNIYSDEQLSSLFLSFIAIANSDSIDITMQYRNKLENEKELNMVSMTNSNIKLENNYFSCNDIIDTTVDLLDFNFKLFKYITNNKEIISSTINYMNIDLVRENNKFLILKTIYEYICFENAFLSEVSIYKYKIEYKDKFHILKYINLLKVNEKLISSLMNTHNLKIYYFDNIYIENLKINEMTGEIFFDIEKKSVKNMYIEGRMKLYINSLVIYHYYYDKNYNDMALNFFRVFIALDYILYNVSNYITDTKHNINFYLFKINKKLLSEYCTKITNLDSNICDDIIEYLTYDNKSSFWNKPLIKNGDFYHLLITPIKYGNIIFIVDEYMNNKTTCFKDKKGNLFEKFVVDEITLLLSEKKFFYKIDHGKYKISKKEMEEIDFILETKNTIIVAEIKCIRYPFNSQLIQRYETIINKAVDQIIRKTTFLIKNNKKFQNKKISFQNKKIIKCVITNYSLFSGTERSGVYIIDINMLRKYINVGKEGFIKYDLSTREKHEIAKNLYNTEDGIF
- a CDS encoding tyrosine-type recombinase/integrase, with the translated sequence MASKSNNKLIVQNNNNIITEKQAELLIKQANYLNILDYMKEEQLIKQIDYEIEKENFFKQCSKTKSNHTKRQYRNGLNKLEEYCKMNKKNILFIKAREADDFITEVNSSELSNLSIRALVSSCSSFFSFLERRYPFMKNPFRGTKTRPPVKNKKRLEVPTKKEIELIIKDIADPLIKVAIIFIMECGVRVGALPKLEIRNNKYYSYSKGKEISWKVTDKVIKLLAKARRAKQNNLSFNNPFKNKSSEVIRNIFYRSSKRLYQQGKIKAAYSIHDIRHYFAVTLYKQTKDIELIRQALNHSSIAITGIYLKSLEVE
- a CDS encoding HNH endonuclease signature motif containing protein → MRRDEKAYKRYKSKKWRAFRESFLKENPLCKNFEECHNFAEHVDHIKRIESEDDPLFYDKNNLQALCKRCHSRKTAKEDGAFGNKKKDY
- a CDS encoding flavin reductase, producing the protein MNTFALTKLSYGMYILTTLDGDKPVGCTINTSTQITSTPTTIMISVNKNNYTNECIKKTGKFALSILSEKSDGVLIGGFGFRSSRDVNKFENVSYEMKEGLPIIKAANAYLICKVVNTLEVYTHTIFIGELIDADIFDNEANSMTYAYYHNVVKGKTPPNASTANAYKEEKKEEKKEEVKAVYRCKICGFEYKGSVPFEDLPSDWVCPICGEPKSNFEKIS